A genomic stretch from Scatophagus argus isolate fScaArg1 chromosome 19, fScaArg1.pri, whole genome shotgun sequence includes:
- the LOC124050759 gene encoding protein Z-dependent protease inhibitor-like: protein MIPFIPVSLVGLLFVSLASSETADPALEDLINKNADFAARLYRAVSSRTDDNVFLSPFTLSTALSALLGATSGPTQNQLLQGLSLTGLEPQTLPDLFQNLGSVILQRGGATNLRQGLAIFPSQSFQVSSSYLQLLQTKFGGNAQSLAFAAPQEAADIINRWAEEQTGDQVQGLVANLDPQTQLLLATTAYYQTRFSPFFNSTLTQDERFYVDKYHVVMVPMMFRADKYFLAYDRLVKAGVLKLPMADGTAMLVVLPDEDVDITTVEEEVTGEKIRAWIRQLKKTKLEVQFPRFLLERSYTLRDVLQTLDITQVFQDDADISNMSGSKGPKLTQVYQKSVLSVDESSNDITPGDGVNMFSALPPRLTINRPFIFIIYQEASRSVMFMGRVINPTKK, encoded by the exons ATGATTCCATTCATCCCTGTCTCATTGGTTGGGCTCCTCTTCGTCAGTCTGGCCTCCTCTGAGACCGCTGACCCCGCCCTGGAGGACCTGATCAATAAGAACGCAGACTTCGCTGCCCGCCTGTACCGAGCCGTCTCCAGCCGAACGGATGACAACGTCTTCCTGTCTCCATTCACGCTGTCCACTGCACTCTCAGCGCTGCTGGGCGCAACCAGCGGACCAACGCAgaaccagctgctgcagggacTCAGCCTGACTGGACTGGAACCTCAGACTCTGCCAG ATCTGTTTCAGAATCTGGGAAGTGTCATCCTGCAGAGGGGTGGCGCCACGAACCTGAGGCAGGGGTTGGCCATCTTCCCCTCGCAGAGCTTCCAGGTGTCATCATCCtacctgcagctgcttcagaCAAAGTTTGGGGGGAATGCTCAGAGTCTGGCCTTCGCGGCGCCACAGGAAGCTGCCGACATCATCAATCGCTGGGCTGAGGAGCAGACTGGGGACCAGGTCCAGGGGCTGGTCGCCAACTTGGACCCTCAAACCCAGCTGCTGCTCGCCACCACCGCTTACTACCAGA ccCGGTTCAGTCCGTTCTTTAACTCAACGCTCACTCAGGATGAGCGTTTCTACGTGGACAAGTATCACGTCGTCATGGTGCCCATGATGTTCAGGGCTGATAAGTACTTCCTGGCGTATGACCGCTTGGTGAAGGCTGGTGTGCTGAAGCTGCCGATGGCGGACGGGACGGCCATGTTGGTTGTGCTGCCTGATGAAGATGTGGACATCACCACCGTCGAAGAGGAAGTGACTGGCGAGAAGATCCGAGCCTGGATCAGACAGCTGAAGAAGAC GAAGTTGGAGGTGCAGTTTCCCCGCTTCCTGTTGGAGCGTTCCTACACTCTGCGCGACGTCTTGCAGACTCTTGACATCACTCAGGTGTTTCAGGATGACGCTGACATCAGCAACATGAGTGGCTCTAAAGGACCCAAACTCACACAG GTTTATCAGAAATCTGTCCTGTCTGTCGACGAGAGCAGCAACGACATCACTCCAGGAGACGGAGTCAACATGTTCTCCGCGCTTCCTCCTCGACTGACCATCAACAGacccttcatcttcatcatctacCAGGAGGCGAGCCGCAGCGTGATGTTCATGGGCCGAGTCATCAACCCCaccaagaaataa
- the ppp4r4 gene encoding serine/threonine-protein phosphatase 4 regulatory subunit 4: MFSSRMTLNQSSLLYGQLEDLQELAFIERPIRRSLKTAEEIDQLTVDEDLNDIERAVYLLSVGQEVQRASVISNLPSLVRQNPAETFRRVVPKVREVLNGAAAEIQLAAAASFLTILQDDIILIHTHTYSILKTVLLHLNHRDTVVSNAWLETLLLAINALPKETIKQEVLNPLLSQSQLSHSLQARLASCRILGKVACKFDSQIVKKELLPLVRSLCQDVEFEVRACMCRQLESMARAMGVDDTRTELLPELVELAEDEESSVRLAAFDTIINLMEMMDSDDRLHVVVPLVMSVCDVSSQADEAVVASLSFQFGKLCSGLAGSLSNEQKGRLLQRFKVLCLAGLQTEGNQTDGNNESMLIRCNCCYNLPAMVVFSDSAHFLSELYPSFSSLCCDPEVSVRRSAAASFHQVVKLLGSNIQLVHKELLVLLQDDSLEVLDALMNHLEETLEVVLSRGDNLTLDNKFPELLSALLLAEQKVGCSLRWRLHEKLLQRYSCLARLLPGELLHQSFSPRIFIILTTNKVLPVQKEAARTFCTFLRYNRKQEQRQEMMERLIQDLAQGRSYWNRLRFLDVCETATEVFSRKYFNKHFLIPALELVHDPVANVRYKLCQLLPKLRSSLRLPADKQLLQKLEFCVQKLLCREKDKDVVATIRKTVLELDKLDLTEPFHKRQERDLLDQKKEKEETLLLEMEHLERQQSEDKLNSEKHTERKRRDSKTSLSATKSMSVSSSGATLSSSSKEMRKAKLSRSRSLSSQPTTSKSTNSDRPLKVKELSSTSGAGKPSVLSSKDDSLRTAHFTMASQATSSMPVLIRSNTTSLLDRASTLDHRASSVDHKTSTLDQRDHITITLDHRTSNMDHRNNIMEHRTTTMDHRTSTLDHRTSALDQRDHRTSALDQRDHRTSALDQRDHRTSTFDQRNHRTSTMDQRDHRTGTLDQRDHRTSTLDERDHRPSTHDQRDHRTSTLDQRSKTMDRGSGVKDSQSRKLSINRKSNSFSVQSGRD, encoded by the exons ATGTTCTCCAGCAGAATGACTCTGAACCAGTCCAGCCTGCTGTACGGACAGCTGGAGGATCTGCAGGAACTCGCCTTCATCGAGAGGCCGATCCGCAGGAGTCTCAAG acGGCGGAGGAGATCGATCAGCTGACTGTGGATGAAGACCTGAACGACATCGAGAGGGCGGTCTACCTGCTCAG CGTGGGTCAGGAGGTGCAGAGAGCGAGTGTCATCAGTAACCTGCCAAGCCTTGTCCGCCAGAACCCAGCGGAGACGTTTCGTCGGGTGGTACCAAAGGTTCGG GAGGTCCTGAACGGAGCCGCGGCAGAAATCCAGCTTGCGGCAGCAGCATCGTTTTTGACCATCCTGCAGGATGACATCATCCTGATCCACACCCACACCTACTCCATCCTGAAGACCGTCCTGCTACACCTGAACCACCGAGACACAG TTGTGAGCAACGCGTGGTTGGAGACTCTGCTGTTGGCTATCAACGCTCTCCCCAAGGAGACCATCAAACAGGAG gtgctgaaccctctcctctctcagtccCAGCTGTCTCACTCTCTTCAGGCTCGTCTGGCCAGCTGCCGCATTTTAGGGAAAGTCGCCTGCAAGTTTGATTCTCAAAT AGTGAAGAAGGAGCTGCTGCCGCTGGTTCGTTCGTTATGTCAGGATGTGGAGTTTGAGGTCCGAGCCTGCATGTGCCGTCAGCTGGAGAGCATGGCCAGAGCAATGGG GGTGGACGACACCAGGACGGAGCTGCTGCCTGAACTGGTGGAGCTCGCCGAAGACGAGGAGAGCAGCGTCCGTCTCGCTGCCTTCGACACCATCATCAACCTGATGGAGATGATGGACAGCG atGACAGACTCCATGTCGTGGTTCCTCTGGTGATGTCAGTGTGCGACGTGTCTTCGCAGGCAGACGAGGCTGTTGTGGCTTCGTTGTCCTTCCAGTTTGGGAAGCTCTGCAGTGGCCTGGCAG GGTCTTTGTCAAATGAGCAGAAAGGCCGGTTGCTGCAGAGGTTTAAGGTGTTGTGTCTCGCTGGTCTGCAGACTGAAGGAAACCAAACTGATGGCAACAATGAGTCAATGCTGATCCGCTGCAACTGCTGCTACAACCTGCCG gctATGGTGGTGTTTTCTGACTctgctcacttcctgtctgagctcTACCCGAGTTTTTCCAGCCTTTGTTGTGACCCAGAGGTCAGCGTTCGACGAAGTGCTGCAGCCAGTTTCCACCAG GTGGTGAAGCTGCTCGGTTCAAACATTCAGCTGGTCCACAAAGAGCTCCTAGTTCTGCTGCAGGACGACTCTCTGGAG gtgTTGGACGCTCTAATGAATCACCTAGAGGAAACTTTGGAGGTGGTTCTTTCCAGAGGAGACAACCTGACGCTGGACAACAAG TtcccagagctgctgtcagctctgCTGTTAGCGGAGCAGAAGGTTGGATGTTCTCTGCGTTGGCGCCTGcatgagaagctgctgcagcgTTACAGCTGCCTGGCCAGACTGCTGCCTGGAGAACTGCTGCACCAGAGCTTCTCCCCTcgcatcttcatcatcctcaccaCCAAC AAGGTGTTGCCAGTTCAGAAGGAGGCAGCTCGGACGTTCTGCACGTTCCTGCGTTACAACCGCAAACAGGAGCAGCGACAGGAGATGATGGAGCGACTGATCCAAG ATCTGGCTCAGGGGCGGAGCTACTGGAACCGTCTGAGGTTCCTGGATGTTTGCGAAACAGCCACTGAGGTTTTCTCCAGAAAATACTTCAACAAACACTTCCTGATCCCAGCACTTGAGCTTGTCCATGACCCTGTCGCTAACGTCAG gTACAAGCTTTGCCAGCTGTTGCCCAAATTGCGTTCATCTCTGCGCTTGCCGGCTGATAAGCAACTGCTGCAAAAGCTCGAGTTCTGTGTCCAGAAACTcctctgcagagagaaggaCAAGGATGTGGTGGCCACGATCCGCAAG ACAGTGTTGGAACTGGACAAACTGGACCTCACAGAGCCT TTTCACAAGAGGCAGGAGAGGGATTTACTGGAccagaagaaggaaaaggaggagactCTTCTGCTGGAGATG GAACATCTGGAGCGCCAGCAGAGTGAAGATAAACTGAACTCTGAAAAACATACGGAGAGAAAAC GAAGGGACAGTAAGACCAGTCTATCTGCTACCAAATCCATGTCTGTGTCTTCGTCTGGAGCCACCTTGTCCTCCTCCA GTAAAGAGATGAGGAAGGCTAAACTTTCACGGAGTCGGTCCCTCAGTAGTCAGCCAACGACATCCAAATCTACCAACTCAGACAGACCTCT GAAAGTGAAAGAGCTGAGCAGTACATCTGGAGCCGGGAAGCCCTCAGTGTTATCGAGCAAAG ATGACTCCTTGAGGACTGCCCACTTCACTATGGCAAGCCAAGCCACATCCTCTATGCCAGTCTTGATCCGCAGCAACACCACCAGCCTCCTGGACAGGGCCAGCACACTGGACCACAGAGCCAGTAGTGTAGACCACAAGACCAGCACACTAGACCAGAGAGATCACATAACCATTACACTGGACCACAGAACCAGTAACATGGATCACAGGAACAATATAATGGAGCACAGAACCACTACAATGGACCACAGAACCAGTACATTGGACCATAGAACCAGCGCCCTGGACCAGAGAGACCACAGGACCAGTGCCCTGGACCAGAGAGACCATAGGACCAGTGCATTGGACCAGAGAGACCATAGGACCAGTACTTTCGACCAGAGAAACCATAGGACCAGTACCATGGACCAGAGAGACCACAGGACTGGTACCTTGGACCAGAGAGACCACAGGACCAGTACCTTGGACGAGAGAGACCACAGGCCCAGTACCCATGACCAGAGAGACCATAGGACCAGTACTTTGGACCAGCGAAGTAAAACAATGGACCGGGGCTCCGGGGTGAAGGACAGCCAGTCCAGAAAGCTGTCGAT aaacaggaagtcaaactcTTTCAGCGTCCAGTCAGGACGAGactga
- the LOC124050754 gene encoding ankyrin repeat and SOCS box protein 2-like isoform X2: MELWQPATRISRSASAAPSLAFEDYSVYSNLSDDELLQLAIERSLTDAQCNMAAAAASTPPRPPDSSSLNPAARSTNQPRDSPQNPPAHYSSHNPPAAQTAAHYSSPNPPSEKPPDPEEEPLFQAIRVGDVSRVKMLATRPGTNLMLPSKPGWLATHQAAWYGQDKCLKVLLSVQPGMVNKRTEHGESPLLIAVNKEQLRCVQMLLESGADPDIPNYDRETPLYKACEKNSAALVAVLLNHGVAVNTHCIQGWTALQEAVGRNNVEICEMLLKAGAKHSLTNVYGISPLFTAAQSGQLAALRFLLKHGADINTQAADGATALYEAAKNGHEEVVELLLSQKADANKPGKTGLLPLHIAAQRGSDTIVSMLIRATSKARIRRTGISPLHLAAERNRDDVLEALIEAGFDVNAQLSEERSKLYEDRRSTALYFSVINNNIDAVRMLLAAGANPNLDMFKPLMVATRQDCIQTVTLLVEHGADINACIPTHPTTFPAVYMFSMKYLPMFKYLLDHGGHALPCFDCVYGSRPHPPINTRRSERSDITYTERVLSESQQRRGVQFCEMISAPSICRWAGPIIDILLDYVGHVTLCSRLMEHLNSYADWSVIKDKAALPRPLLQLCRVRILQLVERRHVNKLLLPGGLIRFLNHQELPVDDY; encoded by the exons ATGGAGCTGTGGCAGCCCGCAACCCGCATCTCTCGCTCTGCATCAGCAGCTCCCAGTCTGGCCTTCGAGGATTATTCTGTCTACAGCAACCTGAGCGACGACGAGCTGTTGCAGCTCGCCATCGAGCGCAGTCTGACCGACGCACAATGCAACATGGCCGCCGCCGCTGCCAGCACCCCTCCTCGTCCACcggacagcagcagcctgaacCCTGCAGCCAGAAGCACCAACCAACCCAGAGACAGCCCCCAGAATCCACCTGCACACTACAGCTCCCACAATCCACCTGCAGCCCAGACTGCTGCACACTACAGCTCTCCAAACCCACCGAGCGAAAAGCCTCCTGATCC GGAGGAGGAGCCTCTGTTCCAAGCGATCCGTGTTGGTGATGTGAGCAGAGTGAAAATGCTGGCGACGCGTCCAGGAACGAACCTGATGCTGCCGAGTAAACCTGGCTGGCTCGCCACTCACCAGGCGGCATGGTATGGCCAGGACAAGTGCCTGAAAGTTCTGCTGTCAG TCCAGCCGGGGATGGTCAACAAACGAACAGAACACGGTGAGTCGCCGCTGCTCATTGCTGTCAACAAAGAGCAGCTACGTTGCGTTCAGATGCTGCTGGAAAGTGGAGCGGATCCCGACATCCCAAACTACGACCGAGAGACCCCACTATACAAAG CCTGTGAGAAGAACAGTGCGGCCTTGGTGGCGGTGTTGTTGAACCACGGGGTGGCAGTGAACACTCACTGTATTCAGGGCTGGACCGCTCTGCAGGAAGCTGTGGGTCGAAACAACGTCGAGATCTGTGAGATGCTGCTGAAGGCCGGCGCCAAACACAGCCTGACCAATGTGTACGGCATCTCGCCACTTTTTACCGCAGCTCAGAGCGGGCAGCTCGCCGCGCTGCGCTTCCTCCTCAAACACG GTGCCGACATTAACACTCAGGCCGCAGATGGAGCCACCGCTCTGTATGAAGCAGCTAAAAATGGACATGAAGAAGTCGTGGagctcctcctctctcagaAAGCTGATGCTAACAAGCCTGGGAAGACTGGGTTGTTACCGCTTCACATCGCCGCTCAGAGAGGAAGTGACAC TATTGTCTCCATGTTGATCCGAGCAACCAGTAAGGCCAGAATCCGGCGGACTGGCATCAGCCCGCTCCACCTTGCTGCTGAGCGTAATCGCGATGACGTCCTGGAGGCTCTGATTGAGGCAGGATTTGATGTCAATGCTCAGCTATCTGAAGAACGGTCAAAGCTGTACGAGGACCGCCGCAGCACGGCGCTCTATTTCTCtgtcatcaacaacaacattgaCGCCGTACGCATGCTGTTGGCGGCCGGCGCCAACCCAAACCTGGACATGTTCAAGCCATTGATGGTGGCGACGAGGCAGGACTGCATCCAAACCGTCACCCTGCTGGTGGAGCACGGGGCCGACATCAATGCTTGCATCCCCACACACCCCACCACCTTCCCCGCCGTCTACATGTTCTCCATGAAGTACCTGCCCATGTTCAAGTACCTGCTGGACCACGGAGGCCACGCCCTCCCCTGCTTTGACTGTGTTTATGGTAGCAGACCTCATCCGCCAATAAATACCAGACGATCAGAGAGGAGTGACATCACCTACACCGAGAGAGTCCTGTCAGAGTCACAACAAAGACGAGGCGTTCAG TTCTGTGAGATGATTTCGGCCCCCAGTATCTGTCGGTGGGCAGGGCCAATCATTGACATACTGTTGGACTACGTTGGTCATGTGACTCTCTGCTCCAGACTGATGGAACATCTGAATAGCTATGCAGACTGGAGTGTTATCAAGGACAAAGCAG CACTTCCGCGgccgctgctgcagctctgcagggtGCGAATTCTGCAGCTGGTCGAACGTCGACATGTGAACAAGTTACTGCTGCCTGGAGGTCTGATCCGCTTCCTGAACCACCAGGAGTTACCTGTGGATGACTACTGA
- the LOC124050754 gene encoding ankyrin repeat and SOCS box protein 2-like isoform X1, whose amino-acid sequence MELWQPATRISRSASAAPSLAFEDYSVYSNLSDDELLQLAIERSLTDAQCNMAAAAASTPPRPPDSSSLNPAARSTNQPRDSPQNPPAHYSSHNPPAAQTAAHYSSPNPPSEKPPDPKTFDGTVSHFMTGSGKRMIAYRRADGSLVHIVPEPEEEEEPLFQAIRVGDVSRVKMLATRPGTNLMLPSKPGWLATHQAAWYGQDKCLKVLLSVQPGMVNKRTEHGESPLLIAVNKEQLRCVQMLLESGADPDIPNYDRETPLYKACEKNSAALVAVLLNHGVAVNTHCIQGWTALQEAVGRNNVEICEMLLKAGAKHSLTNVYGISPLFTAAQSGQLAALRFLLKHGADINTQAADGATALYEAAKNGHEEVVELLLSQKADANKPGKTGLLPLHIAAQRGSDTIVSMLIRATSKARIRRTGISPLHLAAERNRDDVLEALIEAGFDVNAQLSEERSKLYEDRRSTALYFSVINNNIDAVRMLLAAGANPNLDMFKPLMVATRQDCIQTVTLLVEHGADINACIPTHPTTFPAVYMFSMKYLPMFKYLLDHGGHALPCFDCVYGSRPHPPINTRRSERSDITYTERVLSESQQRRGVQFCEMISAPSICRWAGPIIDILLDYVGHVTLCSRLMEHLNSYADWSVIKDKAALPRPLLQLCRVRILQLVERRHVNKLLLPGGLIRFLNHQELPVDDY is encoded by the exons ATGGAGCTGTGGCAGCCCGCAACCCGCATCTCTCGCTCTGCATCAGCAGCTCCCAGTCTGGCCTTCGAGGATTATTCTGTCTACAGCAACCTGAGCGACGACGAGCTGTTGCAGCTCGCCATCGAGCGCAGTCTGACCGACGCACAATGCAACATGGCCGCCGCCGCTGCCAGCACCCCTCCTCGTCCACcggacagcagcagcctgaacCCTGCAGCCAGAAGCACCAACCAACCCAGAGACAGCCCCCAGAATCCACCTGCACACTACAGCTCCCACAATCCACCTGCAGCCCAGACTGCTGCACACTACAGCTCTCCAAACCCACCGAGCGAAAAGCCTCCTGATCC GAAGACCTTTGATGGGACAGTCAGTCACTTCATGACAGGTTCTGGGAAGAGGATGATAGCATATCGTAGAGCTGACGGCAGTCTGGTCCACATCGTTCCAGAACCTGAAGA GGAGGAGGAGCCTCTGTTCCAAGCGATCCGTGTTGGTGATGTGAGCAGAGTGAAAATGCTGGCGACGCGTCCAGGAACGAACCTGATGCTGCCGAGTAAACCTGGCTGGCTCGCCACTCACCAGGCGGCATGGTATGGCCAGGACAAGTGCCTGAAAGTTCTGCTGTCAG TCCAGCCGGGGATGGTCAACAAACGAACAGAACACGGTGAGTCGCCGCTGCTCATTGCTGTCAACAAAGAGCAGCTACGTTGCGTTCAGATGCTGCTGGAAAGTGGAGCGGATCCCGACATCCCAAACTACGACCGAGAGACCCCACTATACAAAG CCTGTGAGAAGAACAGTGCGGCCTTGGTGGCGGTGTTGTTGAACCACGGGGTGGCAGTGAACACTCACTGTATTCAGGGCTGGACCGCTCTGCAGGAAGCTGTGGGTCGAAACAACGTCGAGATCTGTGAGATGCTGCTGAAGGCCGGCGCCAAACACAGCCTGACCAATGTGTACGGCATCTCGCCACTTTTTACCGCAGCTCAGAGCGGGCAGCTCGCCGCGCTGCGCTTCCTCCTCAAACACG GTGCCGACATTAACACTCAGGCCGCAGATGGAGCCACCGCTCTGTATGAAGCAGCTAAAAATGGACATGAAGAAGTCGTGGagctcctcctctctcagaAAGCTGATGCTAACAAGCCTGGGAAGACTGGGTTGTTACCGCTTCACATCGCCGCTCAGAGAGGAAGTGACAC TATTGTCTCCATGTTGATCCGAGCAACCAGTAAGGCCAGAATCCGGCGGACTGGCATCAGCCCGCTCCACCTTGCTGCTGAGCGTAATCGCGATGACGTCCTGGAGGCTCTGATTGAGGCAGGATTTGATGTCAATGCTCAGCTATCTGAAGAACGGTCAAAGCTGTACGAGGACCGCCGCAGCACGGCGCTCTATTTCTCtgtcatcaacaacaacattgaCGCCGTACGCATGCTGTTGGCGGCCGGCGCCAACCCAAACCTGGACATGTTCAAGCCATTGATGGTGGCGACGAGGCAGGACTGCATCCAAACCGTCACCCTGCTGGTGGAGCACGGGGCCGACATCAATGCTTGCATCCCCACACACCCCACCACCTTCCCCGCCGTCTACATGTTCTCCATGAAGTACCTGCCCATGTTCAAGTACCTGCTGGACCACGGAGGCCACGCCCTCCCCTGCTTTGACTGTGTTTATGGTAGCAGACCTCATCCGCCAATAAATACCAGACGATCAGAGAGGAGTGACATCACCTACACCGAGAGAGTCCTGTCAGAGTCACAACAAAGACGAGGCGTTCAG TTCTGTGAGATGATTTCGGCCCCCAGTATCTGTCGGTGGGCAGGGCCAATCATTGACATACTGTTGGACTACGTTGGTCATGTGACTCTCTGCTCCAGACTGATGGAACATCTGAATAGCTATGCAGACTGGAGTGTTATCAAGGACAAAGCAG CACTTCCGCGgccgctgctgcagctctgcagggtGCGAATTCTGCAGCTGGTCGAACGTCGACATGTGAACAAGTTACTGCTGCCTGGAGGTCTGATCCGCTTCCTGAACCACCAGGAGTTACCTGTGGATGACTACTGA